From the Ignavibacteriales bacterium genome, the window AAATCCGGAATGGACCGGGAGCTTAATGAAGAAGAAGAAATAGAACTTTTGTCTAAGCAGGCGAAGATGAGAAGAGAAGCTATTGAGCAATTCGAAACCGCAGGCAGAAGCGACTTGGTTGATAAAGAAAAAGCACAACTTGAAATTATCGAAGCATTCCTACCCGCTCAAATGTCACGTGAAGAGGCTGAAAAGATAATAGATGAAATTATTAAAGCGACAGGAGCAGTCGATCAAAAGGATTTTGGTAAGGTAATGGGCGCATCTATGAAAGAACTCAAAGGCAAGATAGACGGGAAAGTAATACAGGATATAGTTAAATCCAGGCTTTCAGCTTAACCCGCCTATCCAATAGGGGGTCTGATTGAGCAAACTAGACATTCTAATCTTAATTATAGTTGCTGTCCCGGTCATAATCGGGCTTTCAAGTGGTTTTTTAAAAAACCTACTTGGTTTTAGTGCAATCGTAATTGGACTTTTCGTAGCCACCAACTTTCATCCACAAATAATGAGTGTGTTTAATTCCCTGAGCATACCTTCTCAGATAGGTAATGGTTTGGCTTTTGCGGGAGTTATTGTATTTTTTTATGTTTTAGGCGGGTATATTGCACGTAAAATTTCAGGGATTAATAAGTTTACTGCATCTGTCGATAGATTTTTAGGCGCAATATTTGGAATCCTTCAAGGATTATTAATAGCAAGTGTTATATTATTATTTTTGAAATATTTCAATTTTATATCACCAGAGAATGCAGACAATTCGCTTTTTTATCCCTTTGTTGCCGGTGTTGCTCCGGAGATATTAAGTCTTATAGCAAAAGTTCTTCCGTTTACAAAATCAACGTTTGAAGATCTGAAATTTCTGAATGTAAAATAATGGATCAGGTATTAGTAAAAGATAAATTAGAATTCAATATTATTGCCGATAGGGTAAGGCACTACATTACGTCCGGCTTAGGTGAAAAAAAGCTTGAGAATATTGAGTTTTACATTGATGCCAGTGAACTTGAGC encodes:
- a CDS encoding GatB/YqeY domain-containing protein encodes the protein MSLKDKINDELKAAMIAKDSVRTETLRSIRAEILKADKSGMDRELNEEEEIELLSKQAKMRREAIEQFETAGRSDLVDKEKAQLEIIEAFLPAQMSREEAEKIIDEIIKATGAVDQKDFGKVMGASMKELKGKIDGKVIQDIVKSRLSA
- a CDS encoding CvpA family protein is translated as MSKLDILILIIVAVPVIIGLSSGFLKNLLGFSAIVIGLFVATNFHPQIMSVFNSLSIPSQIGNGLAFAGVIVFFYVLGGYIARKISGINKFTASVDRFLGAIFGILQGLLIASVILLFLKYFNFISPENADNSLFYPFVAGVAPEILSLIAKVLPFTKSTFEDLKFLNVK